In Sphingobacterium thalpophilum, a genomic segment contains:
- a CDS encoding cytochrome c peroxidase: MKKQFCVLATIVGFVGLLSMKDQQQAFDDEIQLYYRRPVSEWPKPTIDVGAHWNEFKSLPKIDTGYFSLMEKPDVKLGKYLFFDPILSGSNQISCSSCHNPQTSWADKLTVPVGNDHLEGTRNTPSLLNVYARKELFWDGRAGSLEEQALGPIEAHHEMDMELTKLIPKLKAIPGYNKLFVDAFGETDYSMQEVLKALSAFQRTLTSRRSRFDEFLDGNYKVLSDQEVRGLHLFRTKARCMNCHNGQFFTDDLYHNIGLTYYKRKYQDLGRYEITKDPADVGRFRTPSLRDVMNTDPWMHNGLFWNMTGLLNMYNSGMQMNSATAEQKAKDPLYPVTDPLMQPLNLTKDEIKDIEAFLHAITGTSYRMRRPESLPR; encoded by the coding sequence ATGAAAAAGCAGTTTTGTGTATTGGCCACTATTGTTGGTTTTGTGGGTTTGCTTTCTATGAAAGATCAACAGCAAGCCTTTGATGATGAGATACAGCTTTATTATCGACGGCCGGTGAGCGAATGGCCAAAACCAACAATTGATGTAGGGGCTCATTGGAATGAATTTAAGTCCCTACCCAAGATCGATACCGGTTATTTTTCTTTAATGGAAAAGCCTGATGTGAAGTTGGGGAAATATCTTTTTTTTGACCCCATTCTATCGGGAAGCAATCAAATATCCTGTAGTAGCTGCCACAACCCCCAGACTTCCTGGGCTGACAAGCTTACCGTACCAGTTGGTAATGATCATCTTGAAGGCACGCGTAATACGCCATCTTTGCTCAATGTGTATGCACGCAAGGAATTGTTTTGGGACGGTCGTGCTGGTTCATTGGAGGAACAAGCGTTGGGTCCTATTGAAGCTCATCATGAAATGGATATGGAATTGACAAAACTGATTCCCAAGTTAAAGGCCATCCCCGGATACAACAAATTGTTTGTGGATGCTTTCGGCGAAACCGATTATTCGATGCAGGAGGTACTGAAAGCCTTGAGTGCTTTTCAACGGACATTAACAAGTAGAAGAAGCCGTTTTGACGAGTTTTTAGATGGCAATTATAAAGTGTTGTCTGATCAGGAAGTGCGCGGTCTTCATTTATTTCGCACCAAAGCGCGCTGTATGAATTGTCATAATGGTCAATTTTTTACCGATGATCTGTATCACAATATTGGTCTCACCTATTACAAACGGAAATATCAGGACCTGGGACGATACGAGATTACAAAGGATCCTGCTGATGTAGGACGTTTCCGTACACCATCCCTACGTGACGTGATGAATACCGATCCGTGGATGCACAACGGATTGTTTTGGAATATGACCGGTCTGTTGAATATGTACAATAGTGGTATGCAGATGAATTCCGCTACTGCTGAGCAGAAAGCAAAAGATCCACTTTATCCTGTAACTGATCCATTGATGCAACCCCTAAATCTGACAAAAGATGAAATAAAAGATATTGAGGCCTTTTTGCACGCCATCACAGGAACTTCTTATCGTATGCGCCGTCCCGAAAGTTTACCGAGATAG
- a CDS encoding DUF6850 family outer membrane beta-barrel protein — translation MKSVRYIMLFLGAFLAHHAVFGQSTSNSLDSTAAFTYWYQPSFVIMHDMAIRNRVWIPEEIKNRSSLFGIRHSRGQGDFKAAQGTDGLIQSQLYTEGKTDWRKTSFWGRFSYDRSAEDSTALRHQSRWNVDAPLYFGSLRKNKYSRETYKLDAGIQRAFFDAKLPISLGIDYRLGSHYSNNDPRGDIKDMNLQFELSVGHNLPTFSYHIAGIWGYGSERVNVGYKNDKYTTNTEDPLYVNWMMNGFGSASERLKEINYNDIIHRKGVGAHILLKPNDRNKIYFNSRYLNEEQSFRRNDNSQQTYLSLNDYKKDIGSIDFLWSRQMHRKRLLRVALQGQIENGQDFNYSYLANNYTYRRHEISFKTQLAVHQYLFEGHAGMYKTEKKDGVSGNQMEFDQVKLGLGLNRTFRLGQSADIIGTIAYTKQWSPSHNLYVSELNTGDFGKQILYQDYLYDTAPSNSWNMSWVWGTHHAKNNWSIQLQMHYQCRGNLVPIDYTLSSVPGKNWFLGKLGVSYIF, via the coding sequence ATGAAAAGTGTGAGATACATCATGTTATTTTTGGGGGCTTTCTTAGCCCACCACGCTGTCTTCGGGCAGAGTACGTCTAATTCTTTAGATTCAACAGCAGCTTTTACCTATTGGTATCAGCCATCATTTGTAATAATGCATGATATGGCCATACGAAATAGGGTATGGATTCCTGAGGAAATCAAAAATAGATCTTCTCTATTTGGTATTCGGCACAGCAGGGGGCAAGGGGACTTTAAGGCGGCGCAAGGAACTGATGGGCTCATTCAATCCCAATTGTATACGGAAGGGAAGACCGATTGGCGCAAAACTAGCTTTTGGGGAAGATTTTCATATGACCGCTCCGCAGAAGACAGTACTGCTTTGCGCCATCAGTCACGATGGAATGTCGATGCGCCATTGTATTTTGGTTCGTTGCGAAAAAATAAATACAGTCGAGAGACCTATAAGCTCGATGCGGGAATCCAAAGAGCATTCTTCGATGCTAAGCTCCCGATTTCCCTGGGCATCGATTATCGATTAGGCTCTCACTACTCCAATAATGATCCCAGAGGCGATATCAAAGATATGAACCTGCAGTTTGAATTGAGTGTTGGTCACAATCTGCCAACATTTTCTTATCATATTGCTGGTATTTGGGGATATGGTTCTGAACGGGTCAACGTGGGCTATAAAAATGACAAGTATACAACCAATACAGAAGACCCATTGTATGTCAATTGGATGATGAACGGTTTTGGAAGTGCGAGTGAGCGACTAAAAGAGATCAATTACAACGATATTATTCACCGTAAAGGCGTCGGCGCGCATATCTTGCTGAAACCCAATGATAGGAATAAGATCTATTTTAATAGTCGCTATCTAAATGAAGAACAATCATTCAGACGAAATGATAACTCACAACAGACCTATTTGTCCTTAAATGACTATAAAAAAGATATCGGATCAATCGATTTTTTATGGAGCCGGCAGATGCATCGTAAGCGATTGCTAAGAGTAGCGCTGCAGGGACAAATTGAAAATGGACAGGATTTTAATTATAGTTATCTAGCAAATAACTACACCTATCGTCGGCATGAAATTTCGTTTAAAACTCAATTAGCCGTACATCAGTATTTGTTTGAAGGCCATGCTGGTATGTATAAGACCGAGAAAAAAGATGGTGTTAGTGGTAACCAAATGGAATTTGATCAAGTTAAACTGGGACTGGGACTGAATCGAACATTCCGGCTCGGCCAGTCGGCCGATATAATAGGAACAATCGCCTATACTAAACAATGGTCACCAAGCCATAATCTCTACGTATCTGAGTTGAATACAGGGGATTTTGGGAAGCAGATACTGTATCAAGATTATCTTTACGACACCGCTCCAAGTAATAGCTGGAATATGTCCTGGGTATGGGGCACGCATCATGCAAAGAACAATTGGAGCATACAGCTCCAGATGCATTATCAGTGTAGGGGTAATTTGGTGCCGATAGACTATACGTTGTCAAGTGTACCGGGTAAAAATTGGTTTCTGGGTAAATTGGGGGTTTCTTATATATTTTAA
- a CDS encoding IS110 family transposase — protein MKTAGLDVHKDSIFCAVFNGKHYSDVEVFETFSTGIRQLGAYLKAAGVLRVAMESTSIYWIPVWNILSEMGFDLMLVNPFLIKQLPGRKSDVKDAQWIAQLLHKDMLRGSFVPGERIQELRSYTRSYSKLQQRIVRMLTKMDNILVQAGIRLGSLVSDIGGKSMLSVIDALIAGERDAVRLSKLVYASKKNKENGKLAAALTGCMKEHHRFNLQMAKAEYDLLIKQSAEYIEKIEAICLRDFPRQSALLKTIPGVSRISSAVIIAETGADMKVFENSGKLSGWVGLRPKNDESAGKYKSTAITKGNRYLKPILVQVAWAASRCKGSYFKDKFNRLSIRKSSKKALIAIARKISVVVWNILKDLTPYNPALQVIYEPAKLDARIRYHQKEMERIAKLKP, from the coding sequence ATGAAAACAGCAGGACTTGACGTGCATAAAGATAGTATTTTTTGTGCGGTATTTAATGGGAAGCATTATTCGGATGTGGAGGTTTTCGAAACCTTCAGTACGGGCATTCGACAGTTGGGAGCCTACTTGAAGGCTGCGGGTGTTCTCCGAGTAGCGATGGAGAGTACCAGTATTTACTGGATCCCGGTCTGGAATATTCTCTCTGAAATGGGCTTTGATCTGATGCTGGTGAATCCCTTTTTAATCAAACAGCTGCCCGGCCGCAAAAGCGATGTAAAGGATGCACAGTGGATTGCCCAGCTACTTCACAAAGATATGCTTCGCGGGAGTTTTGTGCCCGGTGAGCGAATACAGGAACTCAGGAGCTACACCCGTTCCTATAGCAAGTTGCAGCAGCGGATAGTCCGTATGCTTACCAAAATGGACAATATCCTCGTACAGGCCGGAATCCGTTTGGGTAGTCTTGTGAGTGATATCGGAGGGAAAAGTATGCTGAGTGTCATTGATGCCCTGATAGCCGGGGAGCGTGATGCCGTACGTTTAAGCAAACTGGTCTATGCCAGTAAGAAGAACAAAGAAAACGGAAAGCTGGCAGCAGCACTAACCGGCTGCATGAAGGAGCACCACCGCTTCAACCTGCAGATGGCAAAAGCTGAATACGACCTGTTGATCAAGCAGTCTGCTGAGTATATAGAAAAGATTGAAGCTATCTGCCTGCGTGATTTTCCACGGCAGAGTGCCTTGCTAAAGACGATTCCCGGCGTTAGCCGTATCAGTTCCGCTGTGATCATCGCCGAGACCGGCGCAGACATGAAAGTTTTTGAAAACAGCGGTAAACTGAGCGGATGGGTCGGATTACGACCAAAGAATGATGAAAGCGCAGGGAAATATAAAAGTACAGCGATCACTAAAGGAAACAGATATCTCAAGCCAATACTGGTACAGGTTGCCTGGGCGGCAAGCCGCTGTAAAGGCTCCTATTTTAAAGACAAATTCAACCGTCTAAGTATAAGAAAATCCTCGAAAAAGGCCCTGATCGCTATCGCACGAAAAATATCCGTTGTTGTATGGAATATCCTAAAAGACTTAACCCCTTATAATCCGGCACTACAGGTGATCTACGAACCAGCCAAACTAGATGCCAGGATACGGTATCACCAAAAAGAAATGGAACGCATAGCGAAACTTAAACCATAA
- a CDS encoding transposase, translated as MGKRPRFFDSEFKIMAVELSYAKGTAASAAKELGINESMLGKWRRDSRFNSRIDELNLRIDLNSSDTSRNLEQENKLLRKALKDATIERDILKKAISIFSKGDRNDIDL; from the coding sequence ATGGGTAAGCGACCACGTTTTTTTGATTCAGAATTTAAAATCATGGCAGTAGAACTGTCGTACGCAAAAGGGACAGCAGCATCAGCAGCGAAAGAGCTGGGTATAAATGAGTCTATGCTGGGTAAGTGGCGAAGGGATTCCAGGTTCAATTCACGTATTGATGAGTTGAATCTGAGAATTGATCTCAATTCCAGTGACACTAGCAGGAATCTAGAACAGGAAAACAAGTTGTTGAGAAAGGCATTAAAAGATGCCACAATTGAAAGAGATATTTTAAAAAAGGCCATCAGCATCTTCTCCAAGGGAGACCGGAACGATATAGATTTATAG
- a CDS encoding IS3 family transposase produces MADHKDNFSVGKMCKVMQVSSSGYYDWQNRDQDISKIKARKDLLKKIKASYDSSDSTYGSPRITKDLQRQGIQISRPCVARIMRKEGIQSIIRKKWKISTTDSKHKFPVCDNILNRDFHADQIGTKWVSDITYLKTGEGWLYLTAVMDLADRKIIGWTLSEGMSAEQNSLAALERALKARKVENGLIFHSDRGVQYACNDFKDKLKALKIDVVQSMSRKGNCWDNSAMESFFKTAKSEKFNRYNFKTRQEAKLCVFRYIEGWYNKGRLHSAIGYKTPGELELEMEKAA; encoded by the coding sequence ATAGCAGATCATAAGGATAATTTTTCGGTTGGGAAGATGTGCAAAGTAATGCAAGTGAGCAGTAGCGGTTATTATGATTGGCAGAATAGAGATCAGGATATCTCCAAAATCAAAGCAAGGAAAGACCTTCTAAAAAAAATAAAGGCCAGCTATGACTCCAGTGACAGTACATATGGCAGTCCAAGGATTACCAAGGATCTACAACGACAGGGTATACAGATTTCACGCCCATGTGTAGCGCGGATAATGAGAAAGGAAGGTATCCAGAGTATCATCCGCAAGAAATGGAAGATATCAACAACAGATTCGAAACATAAATTCCCGGTATGTGATAATATTCTGAACAGGGACTTTCATGCCGATCAGATAGGCACTAAATGGGTAAGCGATATTACTTATCTGAAAACAGGTGAGGGTTGGTTATATCTCACAGCTGTAATGGATCTCGCTGATAGAAAAATTATTGGATGGACACTTAGTGAAGGAATGTCAGCAGAGCAAAACTCTCTTGCGGCATTAGAGAGGGCTCTAAAAGCCAGAAAAGTAGAAAATGGTTTAATATTTCATTCAGATAGAGGTGTTCAGTATGCGTGCAATGACTTTAAAGACAAGTTAAAAGCATTAAAGATCGATGTTGTTCAAAGTATGAGCAGAAAGGGTAACTGTTGGGACAATAGTGCAATGGAAAGCTTTTTCAAAACGGCTAAAAGTGAAAAATTCAACCGTTACAACTTTAAAACCAGGCAAGAGGCTAAGTTATGTGTGTTTAGGTATATTGAGGGTTGGTATAATAAAGGCAGATTACATTCAGCAATTGGGTATAAGACACCTGGTGAGCTAGAATTGGAAATGGAAAAAGCTGCTTAA
- a CDS encoding DNA alkylation repair protein, protein MSKVQRKGVRRTADISIDCLASLNRGEIETANLVEWLAVDQRLLLAHILQQNARIHYLKPILLLLEQLQKPTVNSINETIGRALFDMITQNRDNTFLTILFNHPADLVRCWATYAIGNDKQLEIEELLSSIRPFAADTHFGVREISWMAIRNRIAFDLDRSITYLSLWAMEKDENVRRFATESTRPRGVWCKHIDRLKQEPSLALPILEPLKSDPSKYVRDSVANWLNDASKSQPGFVRALCHRWEEESNTKETHYIIRKALRTISK, encoded by the coding sequence ATGAGCAAAGTACAACGTAAAGGGGTAAGGCGGACAGCTGATATTTCAATAGACTGCCTAGCCAGTCTGAACCGCGGTGAGATTGAAACTGCAAATCTTGTAGAGTGGCTAGCTGTTGACCAACGGCTTTTACTTGCGCACATTCTTCAGCAGAATGCGCGCATTCACTACTTAAAGCCAATCTTGTTGCTTTTGGAGCAGTTACAGAAACCGACGGTAAATTCCATCAATGAAACGATCGGACGTGCGCTGTTCGACATGATCACACAAAATCGTGATAATACCTTCCTGACAATATTATTCAATCATCCTGCAGATCTCGTGCGTTGCTGGGCGACCTACGCGATTGGAAATGATAAACAGCTTGAAATTGAGGAACTGCTTTCATCAATACGTCCTTTTGCTGCAGATACACATTTTGGTGTACGAGAAATCAGCTGGATGGCCATCCGTAATAGGATAGCTTTTGATTTGGACAGGAGCATTACCTATCTGAGCCTATGGGCGATGGAGAAGGATGAAAATGTGAGGCGTTTTGCTACGGAGTCAACCCGACCGAGGGGCGTATGGTGTAAGCACATCGATCGGTTGAAGCAGGAACCAAGTCTAGCCTTGCCTATTTTAGAACCGCTAAAATCCGATCCTTCAAAATATGTTCGGGATAGCGTCGCAAATTGGCTGAATGACGCAAGCAAAAGCCAACCTGGTTTTGTTAGAGCACTTTGTCATCGTTGGGAAGAAGAAAGTAATACCAAGGAAACACACTACATTATTCGAAAAGCATTACGCACAATTTCGAAGTAA
- a CDS encoding redoxin family protein: MKNLEHKIAKLNANLANLRLEIKEIFGRSIQDLQSGDLIEKSLQIGDKVPNFSLMNSLHSKIELGKLLENGTVSVAFFRGNWCPYCNPELRLILMR; the protein is encoded by the coding sequence ATGAAAAATTTAGAACACAAAATTGCTAAATTAAATGCGAATTTAGCTAATCTTCGTCTTGAAATAAAGGAAATATTTGGCAGATCCATTCAGGATCTTCAGTCTGGCGATCTAATCGAAAAGAGCCTTCAGATAGGGGACAAGGTCCCGAATTTTAGTTTGATGAATTCGCTGCATAGCAAAATTGAGCTCGGAAAACTTCTGGAGAATGGAACGGTTAGCGTGGCCTTTTTCCGCGGCAACTGGTGTCCTTACTGTAATCCCGAGCTAAGACTAATATTGATGCGTTAA
- a CDS encoding helix-turn-helix domain-containing protein: MSITEKAIKQKICPLEFAVNAISGKWKIPIVWRINEGEKRPSEMLRGIATVDRRVLNQQLAEMVNDGILSKQSFHELPPRVEYSLTPLGKSLVEVLWKLNAWGELLLENSNKN, encoded by the coding sequence ATGAGTATAACAGAGAAAGCAATAAAACAAAAAATATGTCCATTGGAATTTGCCGTCAATGCGATTAGCGGGAAATGGAAAATTCCGATTGTCTGGCGTATCAATGAAGGGGAAAAACGCCCAAGTGAAATGCTTCGTGGTATTGCAACAGTTGATAGACGGGTGCTAAACCAACAATTGGCCGAAATGGTCAATGATGGTATTTTAAGTAAACAATCTTTCCATGAGCTTCCTCCCAGAGTGGAGTATTCATTGACACCCTTAGGGAAAAGTTTAGTGGAAGTACTCTGGAAATTAAATGCCTGGGGAGAACTTTTATTGGAAAATTCCAATAAAAATTAG
- a CDS encoding trans-aconitate 2-methyltransferase gives MENFNRKKHWEDIYENKPLESVSWYQPNPEASLHFVEQANLPKKAKIIDIGGGDSFLVDFLLKAGFEDITVLDISNAAIERAKKRLGDEATKVKWIVSDILDFVPDATYDFWHDRATFHFLTVRQEIDRYIKIADQSIAVGGILVVGTFSEQGPKKCSGITIKQYSAQSISDLFQTCFRKIECMTIDHITPFDTKQHFVFCSFRK, from the coding sequence ATGGAAAATTTTAATCGAAAGAAGCATTGGGAAGACATATACGAAAACAAGCCGCTGGAATCAGTGAGCTGGTACCAGCCCAATCCAGAAGCATCGCTACATTTTGTAGAGCAAGCTAACCTTCCAAAAAAGGCGAAAATCATCGATATAGGTGGTGGTGACAGTTTCCTGGTTGATTTCTTGCTGAAAGCAGGATTTGAAGATATTACTGTATTGGATATATCCAACGCTGCAATTGAACGAGCGAAGAAGCGATTAGGGGATGAGGCGACTAAAGTCAAATGGATTGTTTCGGATATCTTGGATTTCGTTCCCGACGCAACTTATGATTTTTGGCATGATCGGGCCACCTTTCATTTTTTGACTGTTCGCCAGGAGATTGATCGTTACATCAAAATCGCAGATCAATCAATTGCGGTGGGAGGTATTTTAGTCGTTGGAACTTTTTCTGAACAGGGGCCAAAGAAATGTAGTGGCATTACTATTAAACAGTATTCAGCACAATCAATAAGCGATTTATTCCAGACATGTTTTAGGAAAATTGAATGTATGACTATTGACCATATAACACCCTTCGACACGAAACAGCATTTTGTGTTTTGCAGTTTTCGTAAATAG
- the eptA gene encoding phosphoethanolamine--lipid A transferase EptA, with protein sequence MLKNSLKLVHFVLFMSVLNFIFFHFPFYTFVFKNVDYKSFGGIVLIGSLMVLMLVMNAFVLYLFFSASRRFGKSILVLFFLINSVAVYFVNTYSVILDETMIGNILNTRYSESSGFFSLKLIVYLVFLGIIPSIFIIKAKIIKDKPKKFFITSSLSLLFIVILIFANATNWLWIDKNSKTLGALAMPWSYTVNISRFYIHEHQKNKKEILLPDAKITDHKKTVVVLVIGESARRDNFSLYGYQKNTNPLLSKTPNLYHFDATSCSTYTTAGVKCILEHKNTDDLYEILPNYLYRNDVDVIWRTSNWGEPPVHIKEYETNDQLATNCKGEGCAYDEVLLTGLKERISSSKKDKIFVVLHTSTSHGPTYSKKYPAQFELFKPVCNSVELGNCSKEELINAYDNTVVYTDYILHNLIEDLKQLKEYNSAMLFVSDHGESLGENNLYMHGLPMSIAPKEQYEIPFIVWVSDHSKQLKPNKTLTQNHVFHSVLKFLDMKSPIYDENMDIFE encoded by the coding sequence ATGCTAAAAAATAGCTTAAAACTAGTTCATTTTGTCCTTTTCATGAGTGTGTTGAATTTTATATTCTTCCATTTTCCATTTTATACTTTTGTTTTTAAAAATGTTGATTATAAAAGCTTTGGGGGCATTGTTCTCATCGGCAGTCTAATGGTTTTGATGCTGGTAATGAATGCTTTTGTACTTTATCTATTTTTTTCAGCCTCGCGTCGCTTCGGGAAATCGATACTTGTGTTGTTCTTTCTTATCAATTCAGTAGCCGTTTATTTTGTAAATACCTATAGCGTTATTTTGGATGAAACCATGATCGGCAATATCTTGAATACCCGTTATTCCGAGTCCAGCGGTTTCTTTTCCCTGAAATTGATCGTTTATCTCGTTTTTCTCGGTATTATTCCCAGTATCTTCATTATTAAAGCAAAAATAATAAAGGATAAACCAAAGAAGTTCTTTATCACTTCGTCACTTTCGCTATTATTTATCGTTATTTTAATATTCGCCAATGCGACTAATTGGTTATGGATCGACAAGAATTCGAAGACTTTGGGCGCACTTGCCATGCCGTGGTCTTATACCGTCAATATTTCGCGTTTTTACATTCACGAACATCAAAAAAATAAAAAAGAGATTTTATTGCCAGATGCGAAGATAACTGACCACAAAAAGACAGTGGTTGTCCTTGTTATTGGTGAATCTGCTCGAAGGGATAACTTTTCCTTATATGGCTATCAAAAGAATACAAATCCGCTACTTTCCAAAACACCCAATCTTTATCATTTTGACGCAACTTCTTGCTCCACCTATACGACAGCAGGAGTAAAATGTATATTGGAGCATAAAAATACAGATGATTTGTACGAAATCCTGCCGAACTATCTCTATAGAAATGATGTCGATGTGATCTGGCGAACAAGTAATTGGGGGGAGCCACCTGTACATATTAAAGAATATGAAACAAATGATCAACTTGCCACAAATTGTAAGGGTGAAGGATGTGCTTACGATGAGGTACTTTTAACAGGTCTAAAGGAGCGAATATCCTCCAGTAAAAAAGATAAAATTTTTGTTGTGCTCCACACAAGTACAAGCCATGGGCCAACATATAGCAAAAAATATCCCGCTCAATTCGAGCTGTTTAAACCTGTATGCAATAGTGTTGAACTCGGGAACTGTTCTAAAGAAGAGTTGATCAATGCTTATGATAACACCGTTGTTTATACAGATTATATTTTACATAATCTGATTGAGGATCTAAAACAATTGAAGGAATATAATAGTGCCATGTTGTTCGTCTCGGACCATGGCGAATCGCTGGGTGAAAATAACCTTTATATGCACGGATTGCCGATGAGCATTGCACCAAAAGAGCAATACGAGATTCCCTTTATTGTTTGGGTTTCTGATCATTCAAAACAGTTGAAACCAAATAAAACGTTGACCCAAAATCACGTATTTCACAGTGTGTTGAAATTTCTGGATATGAAAAGCCCTATTTATGATGAAAATATGGATATTTTCGAATAG
- a CDS encoding phosphatase PAP2 family protein, whose translation MNVYGYTVIQKNSFFTINAYLGQYPNLESNFTQFGDCLISLSLLSVFVLYAPKLWEALISASLISAFFSIVLKVAFAVPRPAAVFNQTSFLITGKMLLGNNSLPSGHSITIFTTLTVIMYAFMPQRLSYKIMWFFCLTCIGLMLALSRVALGAHYPLDVVSGCIIGYVSGLLGIFFSREFKIWNWVNDQRYYPIFILLFLVFSIVLVNRIINDNLLIFYFTFICLISTLYKTITVYAKK comes from the coding sequence TTGAATGTATATGGCTATACGGTCATTCAGAAGAATAGCTTTTTCACAATAAATGCTTACCTCGGACAATATCCAAATCTTGAGTCTAATTTTACACAGTTTGGAGATTGTTTAATTAGCCTGTCACTATTGAGTGTTTTTGTATTATATGCGCCTAAATTATGGGAAGCATTGATATCAGCATCGCTAATTTCAGCTTTTTTTTCCATTGTTTTAAAAGTGGCATTTGCTGTGCCTCGACCTGCAGCGGTGTTTAATCAAACGAGTTTTTTGATTACTGGTAAGATGCTTCTTGGTAACAATAGCTTGCCTTCGGGCCATTCCATTACGATATTTACAACGCTGACCGTTATCATGTATGCTTTTATGCCGCAACGATTGAGTTATAAAATAATGTGGTTTTTTTGTTTAACATGTATTGGGTTAATGCTTGCTTTATCTCGCGTCGCGTTGGGAGCACATTATCCATTAGATGTAGTTAGTGGCTGTATTATAGGATATGTTTCGGGACTGCTCGGAATTTTTTTTAGCAGGGAATTTAAAATATGGAATTGGGTCAACGACCAACGGTATTATCCAATTTTCATTTTATTATTCCTCGTTTTCAGTATAGTATTGGTCAATAGAATAATTAATGATAATTTGCTAATATTTTATTTTACATTTATCTGCTTAATTAGTACACTTTATAAAACCATTACCGTTTATGCTAAAAAATAG